The sequence GCCAAGAAGGCAGCCCCCAAGAAGAAGTAAAGCTATTACAAACGGTGTTCTACTCTACACATGTTGTTACCAcaaaaggctcttttaagagccacccACCTCTTTCCATAAAAGCGCATGTCATTCCATGTACTAGTTGTCgtagaaaaaaaatgaaatgaaatgaaatgacgCACACTAGGCTACTTTTACGCACAACATTTTCCCACTCTGGGTGTGTGCGgccgggagagagagatagggagaggcatataatataataatagtgCAGCACCCTCACCAGTCATTTGTGTATGAGCCATTGTTGTGATGTGTTAGATGTCATATTGATCTTCATAATAAGAAGAATACATACTGGAGAGGACAGCAGCACCCTCACCAGCCATTCCTAACCTGTGATGTGttaatcatcatcatcagaagCATCCTAATACTATAGCGTATTGGAATGTGTTTCCCATTTGGATGATTTCAGTGATTTGATTTGTCACAAAGTAACAAAGTCGGAGGGAAACAGAGTAGCCTAGCCCTTCTCACTCAGCTGCctgcgggcgggcgggcgggcttagggcagactgtctgtctgtccctcactccAATTGGATAAGGCCACACCGGCCCGGTGGCCAATCGCTGCCTCTTGTGGCGAGGTATAAGTAAGGCTGTCGAGGTGCCCAGCGGCTCATTGAGACTTTCTGTGACTTACTGAAGCTACCAATATGAGCGGAAGAGGCAAAACCGGAGGCAAGGCCAGGGCCAAGGCAAAGACACGTTCATCCCGTGCCGGACTCCAGTTCCCCGTGGGCCGTGTGCACAGGCTGCTGCGCAAAGGCAACTACGCCGAGCGTGTGGGCGCTGGCGCACCAGTATACCTGGCCGCCGTGCTCGAGTACCTGACTGCTGAGATCCTGGAGTTGGCCGGCAACGCTGCCCGTGACAACAAGAAGACTCGTATCATCCCCCGTCACCTGCAGCTGGCGGTCCGTAACGACGAGGAGCTGAACAAACTGCTTGGCGGCGTGACCATTGCCCAGGGTGGTGTGCTGCCCAACATCCAGGCAGTGCTGCTCCCCAAGAAGACTGAGAAGGCCGTCAAAGCCAAGTAAAATCCCTACTGCGGCTGCAACTTGACTACTCAAcccccaaaggctcttttaagagccaacCACCTAGCTCTGCAAAAGCGCAAAGTGTCCTTTCTATGACTGCCACATATATTGAGTGGGTGTATAGGCAACTATTTCGAATGTTTGTTACATACACGGCACCCTATGATGAGGCCTTAAATGAACAATAACACCTAGGCAGGCACGAAATCTATTGCACTCGAGTTCGGCCGGTGACTATTATTGCGCGTAAAGTGTCGGCCCTAACAAAAGAGCCAAGCTCGCCTCGGCGAGGGTGGGGGTTGTATTTTGGGGCGGCACGGAGAGGCCGAGCCTCCCGTCCAATGGGCGTCGGAGGAGGCCTCCGCAACGGGCCAATCAGGGTGGTGTGGAGATGGTGTCCAATCAGCAGACGCCGCTGCCGGCTTTATAAACTTCACATAGGCATTTTGGAGGCTATACTCCGACTGTGAAAGAAGGAAGCTAGCTAGCGCCATGGCCAGAACCAAGCAAACCGCTCGCAAATCCACCGGTGGCAAAGCACCCAGGAAGCAGCTCGCCACCAAGGCTGCGCGCAAGAGCGCCCCGGCCACCGGCGGCGTGAAGAAGCCTCACCGTTACAGGCCCGGCACCGTGGCTCTGAGAGAGATCCGTCGTTACCAGAAGTCCACTGAGCTGCTGATCCGCAAACTGCCCTTCCAGCGCCTGGTGAGAGAAATTGCCCAGGACTTCAAGACCGACCTGCGCTTCCAGAGTTCCGCCGTGATGGCCCTGCAGGAGGCTAGCGAGGCTTACCTGGTCGGCCTGTTCGAGGACACCAACCTGTGCGCCATCCACGCCAAGAGGGTGACCATCATGCCCAAGGACATCCAGCTGGCCCGTCGTATTCGCGGAGAGCGCGCTTAAACGATGACCTGATCTCCAAAATcccccaaaggctcttttaagagccacctCCATATTTCCGTCAAAGGCACAATTGTTCCATTTGTAGACGCCCCTCTCCATTTCCCACCAACACGTCGCGTTCCCTGCTCTCGAGTCACTACAGACCGTATCATAAATAAGagttggttcttaactgacttgactagttaaataaaggtcacatCGAAAGGAAAAGCAGCTTATAGTATTGCAGCTTCAATATGATGTGACTAGATGAATGGTTTTCTAAAGGAGGGGAAAATACACTAATAGTAATGATATAGGGCAAAAAGTCTCAATAATTGTCACTATGTAGCTAACAAAAACATTGCATGCCAAGTGACTTTGAAAGTCCCATATTGCAGTGGTGCTGAGAGACTCATGCAGAGGGGAAAACTTTCCCGTGGAGCACGGAGGCCATCTAGTGGTTAAACGCGGATACTGCCAACGTGTGAGCACATCATAGTGGCTCCCTCCCTATTAGTATTTGATCTTCaggccagcgtttcccaaactctgtcctcggGTCCCCAAGTGGTTCTTTTTCGATTCCAATAGCTCTTGGAATGTAACATGCTAGAGTGTGTAAATGACTTTGTGATAATCGCCATTCCATCATTTCTGTCCCATGTGACCGTTGAAGACGTGTGACAATCATTGATGGCaacaaaaataatgttttgacCTGATCATTAGCACGTCAGGGTAGGGCTTTGTCCGTGAAGCTGTGTGCACCCCATAATTCATGCGACTGACTAAGGTATTGACAGTAAAATGATATCTCTGTCCAACGCAAGTGAATCTATTTCGTGGGATGAACTCAGATCCCTGGAATGGTATGCTTTGAGCCGAATGAATAATCCAATTACATACCCATTGTTACTCCtttaagagaaagagaaaaggtaTCAGGACAGCAGGAATCAATAGATGTAATCATCAACGGCTTGCAAAACAGCTGCAGTGATTGACCTATTATTAGTTGACCAATTACGTCCTGATTGCAGCGTAGACTTCATAAGGAACCAAATGCCTCAGCACATGACAACTTCACCGTGCAAAATATTCGATCCTACTGACTCCCATTGAGTACAGTCGTCTGTCTTTGGCGTGATTTGAATCATATGCATAGATTAGAAGTGGACTTCATGTAGTGGGATTTAGTCTTCACGTGTTCTTTGTTTGGAATATATGTAAATCTTAAGTGCGCCATACTTGAATGAGTATATTTGTTTGTTGGTTGTTGGGATGACACGATCTACTAGGCTGCCAAATCCTTTTTGACAGTGTAGATACATCACCTACGCGAAAGAAGATTTGCTCAGGAATCGAAAGGCCTTGACAGCTTCAACAAACGATAAGACACAGTAAAGTCCCTAAATACAGGCTGCCAGTTAAATGCAGAAATCACACAGCTAGAACGCAGGACAAAAGAGCTGGGAAAACGACATCAATCCAAAGGGATAATCTACAATAGTCAGACGCATTGCACAGGCATAAAAGTGGAGGCAAACGTTTGGCAAAATCAGGAAGCAAACAGGATTTGTCTGCGCATGCGTTGCTGTATTCAGCACGTTTGAATGGACAGCGCGCCTCTGCTGCATCTTCACTCATGAGACAGGTAATAGCGGAGCTCCGTGGTGCCTCTGGCCATTtgcccaggggcggaaatcccgggggggccgggggggacacgacccccccatcctgggaaaaacatgaattgtcccccccaatatatcactgaaatatAACTATGTAATTGAAATAATATGatgaataatacgcaatgaaagcaattgtgctgattatagacagttaatagcgcgtttttaagtttgaaaagattgcaaccccccccccccaacccttttcctcacaatggtttgatccactgccagttccttagcttgctacgtaactgacgtgaggttaatccagtcaatcgcgcacacacactagctgaatatgcagagctagcgcgcaaatatgaactattaagctagctagtacctattccatttatgtggcgtcgtcaaagatggaatcagcatgcagatgatgttagttagtgcttcaaagtccctgtgataaggttagcgataaactgaaatccaaactgaacagaactacactctcttctagcattgtcttaaatatatttaatggtgtggttgcaaaagctaaattgtcgcaagtgaacttttatttatttattgaatttcacctttatttaacccgggtagcaaagattatagcaaacaccactgaaactgaattggtgctcgctagctttgcaaattcagctattgttggaagccagccaatatgaaacaaacttttaaaatgacaaaaggttgcagcatatgttgtgtaaatggtgaactcatacagctgtcaactcttgtcattttaatccgtttcacatttgctagctaccttttagatcgaaggcCAAATAGAATAAAtatgtgtgtgtagccagccagccagccaggtagaaaaatggccgaaaaataaaagacggacataagagtatttttcaatacaccaaaacgcatagtaagaaccctagtagcctaatatctcaaagactagttgataaaatgttcataagaaagaaatgaatttgtaatggaaatgtttgacaatgatgtcattaggcagagcaggcaacagatggcacacagacagcagagttggggacagatttgcagggacagactggcagagacaggtagtctcaggtaagtttgttgagtctttgtttggcaacattatgaaaggtagTCCATTTTTTtcacttgtaaaataggaacataattggaaaatgccatggatacccccactctcaacttaaactggtgactgaactaggATTTGTtcaaggcaatggtattgctgttgtgattagttgtgtagttttgggtaccggtagttaggagtacggcaaacaccttatttctttggttcctcaatatacatttaccatattacaatgtaggctatgtgttacagcactacttttggtgtccccctcaggaattgctcttgagaaaaggtcatgtaattgtcccctccaaagttgatatcagatttggGCCAATGTTCAGTACACCCCCTCATCCCCCCTCCTGTAATTGGTCACAGAATCATCCACTTGATTCCGGCCACGTTTTTTCCCAACCCTTTCCCTGGTCAGTTGGTGTAAGATGTCGTCCTCGAGAAAAAGTTGTATAGGCatctggaccttttttggagctgcctacagataaagagagaaaagTAGCAATCCGTTTAGAATGAAGTAGTACAATGTAACTTACCCTCATTTGACACTTGAGAAACATACATTCACATGAAGTAGTGTTCCAAACCAGCAGAAAATGTGCAGGTGAACAAAACGGTTAAGTGAATATGATTTAAGAGCAGTCAAATGAAGTTATAGTGACATAGATTGGAAGAAATGAAATATAACATGTTCTCCTAAGTCATGTGAGCATAGCATTGTGGAAAGCAATGACTTTAGAAGAGCATGTATTGAAAGGTGAAGATGATTTCCAGATTAGGTTTGTTGAAAAAGTAACGGTATCATTTGAGGTACTCTACATGAACATGTGTTTGGAGTTTTGGAACCTCTGCCTATTTGATGATCTGTTGTAGTTAttattgtaatattttttttggaCCACATACTTGTGCAAATTGCATCAGGTTGAGGGATGAATGCGCTGTGTGGCCATTGTGAGTAGCACTTTTGATCCAGCAGGTGGCGCGAAAATCCCTCCCTATGTGGCTTGAATGATGAGCAGACGTATTCCTTACAGGCATTAATGAATTGAAGGCAAGTGTTGGCAACATGACTTCTGGTCAAGCAGGTGGCGGTGAAATGCCTCCCTATCTATATGAGTTGACCTATTCCTTTGAGCTCCTAAATGAGGTGTCAATCAACATTGCATCTCGCCTGAACCCTGTTGTGGGCGGTTTTCTTCCCTTAATTGGACATGATTCTGGTGTTCTGCatgtcttccttcctgtcttgCAATGTGGGTTCCactgaggtgtgtgtttgtgtttgaactCACTGGGCACTTGAATAatggaacaccagtcactttCATCATGTGGAGCTAGTTTACATGGCTCATGTCATATGGATATACACTATTCTATTCATGTAGGTCTATGGCGGTCTGGCATTCCTTTAGTTAGATTTGTGTGTACATGGTTAGATCTTACTTGTTAGACATGACTgtgctgttggagctagtaacacaagcatttcccaacaataacatctgctaaacaggtGTATGTGGCAAAAAGTTTGGTGATTAGATTAGATGTCCACTGTCAATTATGCTGCAGTCTAATTACCACCAATGTCATTGTGGTCCAAGGGAAACTCCTAGCCTATAGGGTGTGTTATTtgtatttacatcatttagcagacactcttatccagagcaacttacagtagtgaatgcatacatttcatacaatttcatactttttttgtcatactttttttttttttttttctgtgctgggccaccgtgggaatcgaacccacaaccctggtgttgcaaacaccatgctctaccaactgagctacagggaaggctctaCATGTGAAGTACATGTGAAGTATCTGCACTCTAGCCTATAGAGGAACACAGCTGTTGATAATAGGGGAATGCAAGCAAGCAGTTGAAGGGAACAAGTGACAGAGTCTAACCTGCTGTTGAACACCAGGCCCCAACCAGGTACGCGGACAGAGTATTGTTCACTCCCAGTCCTATGATGTTGCTCTGTGAAGGAGGTTAGCATTTCAGCGTCCAATTCCTGGCAGCCTTCTCCCTAGTTGATTTGTGATTGTGAGTGATTAGAGAATGTTTGCCTTCGGTAACCAAGGTGTTTGAGAATGTTGAGGACCAGTGTTCCGAGGGGCTGACTGTGACATCATAAAGCGGAATGTAGTTAGTGTGCTGTTTGAGGGATTCCAATAGAGTCCGGTGCGCTCTTCCAGACAGTGCAGTTGTGCTTCAAGTCTGCTCTCTGTGTGGTGACTTGTAAGTGGGTAAGCCTAAAActttacctaaccttaacctatttctcctaacctgctatgacaAAGGGACTTCATGACAGTAGCTGTATCCCACCTAGTTGAAAGCTTGTCAGTCCTTCTCCTAAAAGGCAACCTGTGTTCCTTGATGTACTAAACCGAGGCCTGGCAGCCAGTAAGTACAAGTAAGAGACAATTATGGGCCCAATCAGTTGTAAGATGAAAGCTAGTCACATTTGAGATGTTATTCAACTGCAGTGATTGATCATATTGTCTGAGCAGCTCAcaaatcactgcagctgtacataggcCATTTCTATATAGggcaaacaactacctcttcccctattgtattgatttgtttattttgctcctttgcaccccagtatttcatGTAGTGTCAAATGTACCATTCCTGTGTTTTATTtggccaccatggcctatttattgcctttacctcccttatctcacctcatttgctcacattgtatatagagtaatttttctactgtgtttgtgtaactctgtgttgttatatgtgtcaaactgctttgctttatcttggccaggtggcagttgtaaatgacaacttgttctcaacttgcctacctggttaaagaaaggtgaaataaattgaAATCCAAAATGTCTCCCTTTTGAAATGACCTGTTGAGATGGGCCCTCCTTCTGTGGCGGTCATTTTATGCAACATCTGAGGCCATCTGGCGGGCATAGTGCTATCTGGCCTATAAATGATCCCCATCATAGCAGGAATTCCATAATAAGACGCTTTGTTATTGGTTTGTGAAGAAAAGTAcaatacaatatttgcacatcccTATCACCTCTGTACGCATAGGAACACTATCCCTTCATTGGGTGGGTGTCTGAGGAATGTTTTACTGCGTTTCACCTTACAGAGGTATCACCGCCCTTCCCATCGGCACCTCGGGTCCTCTTGGCTCCCTGACAGTCAGGCTGGATCGTGTCTAGGGAAGAAAAAAGAAGAGTGATGTTACATTACATGGCCTTCAATAGCAAAATGACTGATGAGGTGACATAtactgtcttccctgtggctcagttggtagagcatggtgtttgctatgccatgggttgtgggtttgattcccacggggggccagcaccaAAACAatattaatgaaatgtatgcattgactactgtaagtcggtctggataacagcatctgctaaatgactaaaatgtcaacaacaaaaaaacatgatgGGCCCCTTTGACTTTATGGCATTCCATGTGTATTTGTTTCCCGTTGCCTATATCTTCCCCCTTTGGATTTGACGGTGTCTCAATTATGGCATGAAGGTTTTGTGTGTTAATTGTTGCGATTATGTGTGTGGAAGAGTCACCTTTGTTTGTCCTTTCTACTTGGGACCTCTATTTGAGTTCTTTAGGCCTATCTCTATTAGGGGGGTTCAACGTGTGAGGGGCAACTGCAGTGATTCACAGCTGATTCAACTACTTATCACCTTgtcctcaatgagttgaatcaggtgcaacaacaacaacaacaacaatgttaGGAGTCGGACACAGAGTAGTAGTTGATCCCTCAGTTGTCACAGTTTGCCTTTGTTATATCATGTTAGTTGCTTTCATTTGTTCTCGGCTCCTCCCTCGTTCCCTAGAACGAGCACCCTCCCCTTTGCAACAGAGGCCAGGCAAAAGCGCGCGCTTTCTGTGCCACTGGCTTCAATCAGGTCCACCAAATGCAGATAATAAGCGCACCGCGCACTGCGGCGTACGTCATTCATTCACTTGAACTCCGCTAGCGAACACATATACACGATGTCTGGAAGAGGCAAAGGCGGCAAGGGACTCGGAAAAGGAGGCGCCAAGCGTCACCGCAAGGTTCTCCGCGATAACATCCAGGGAATCACCAAGCCCGCTATCCGCCGTCTGGCTCGCCGTGGCGGCGTGAAGCGTATCTCCGGGCTGATCTACGAGGAGACCCGCGGTGTCCTGAAGGTGTTCCTGGAGAACGTGATCCGTGACGCCGTCACCTACACCGAGCACGCCAAGAGGAAGACCGTTACCGCCATGGACGTGGTGTACGCTCTGAAACGCCAGGGACGCACCCTGTACGGTTTCGGCGGTTAAACGCCCTCTTTTCGGAACGTCAACATCCCGACTTGaacccaaaggctcttttaagagccacccACATCCGCTTGAAAAAGGCCAATTCCATAGTCGTAGGAAGATTGTAGATGTCCCCTATTTAGTAAGAAACCATGAGCCACTCTGAGTGGACAGGGAGTGTTAATGACAGGTGTGTATGttcagtgtagctcagttggtagagcatggtgtttgcaacgccagggttgcgggttcgattcccacggggggccaggccagaaaaaaaaaagtatgtcgctctggataagactaaAATGTCTATGTAGAAAGTGTGGGATTTAGAGGCACCCAACATAAAGCCACCGTGAGTCGGAAGACGTGGCTGGAGAAGAACGGGATGTCTGACGGCTCCCTTTTTGAAACACACAATTCCCCACCAGTGACAGAGCATAGACGCTATGGAGTAGGGGGAGGTAGGGCGCGCAGGTCTTTGTTAGGGAAGCAAGCCTCTGAGTGGAAGGCTCTGACGCGCACTCAGCTCCACTGGGCAAATGGCAGGGGCGTGTCCACGGCCGCTAAATTTGCTTAGCTTCCTCTTC is a genomic window of Salmo trutta unplaced genomic scaffold, fSalTru1.1, whole genome shotgun sequence containing:
- the LOC115190157 gene encoding histone H2A, whose protein sequence is MSGRGKTGGKARAKAKTRSSRAGLQFPVGRVHRLLRKGNYAERVGAGAPVYLAAVLEYLTAEILELAGNAARDNKKTRIIPRHLQLAVRNDEELNKLLGGVTIAQGGVLPNIQAVLLPKKTEKAVKAK
- the LOC115190163 gene encoding histone H3-like, which gives rise to MARTKQTARKSTGGKAPRKQLATKAARKSAPATGGVKKPHRYRPGTVALREIRRYQKSTELLIRKLPFQRLVREIAQDFKTDLRFQSSAVMALQEASEAYLVGLFEDTNLEHIYTMSGRGKGGKGLGKGGAKRHRKVLRDNIQGITKPAIRRLARRGGVKRISGLIYEETRGVLKVFLENVIRDAVTYTEHAKRKTVTAMDVVYALKRQGRTLYGFGG